The genomic region GCGTCGGGACATTCTCCAGCGGACTTACCGGTTGCGGCACATTAATTGCGCCGGATTGGGTGCTGACCGCCGCCCATTTGTTTCTCCAGAGCTCAGGCACATTCACCATCAACGGGGCGACCTACTCCGCCAACCAGTTGATCAAACATCCGCAATATGTAAGCGGCCGGGAGATGCAGGGTTACGACATCGGCTTGGCTCATCTCACCACACCTGTTCCGAGCGTCACGCCCGCAACCCTTTACAGTTCATCCCTCGAACCCGTCTATGTCATGACCTTCGTCGCATTTGGAATGACCGGCACGGGTCTGACCGGCGCCAATACCACGGATCTCAAAAGGCGCGCCTGCCAAAACTTGCCGGACGGCGACTACGGCAGTCCCGCCGTCTTGTTGGGCTCGGACTTTGATAATCCTCACTCCCCCGCGGACAGCGATTTCGGGGACCCGGCCCCGTTGCCGCTCGAGGGCCTGCCCGCCTACGGTGACAGCGGCGGCGGAGTGTTTCTGACCGCCGATGCGAAAACCTATCTCGCCGGCGTCATCTCCTTCGTCGCCAGCACCGACGGGCTCGGCAACTCAAACTACGGCGACGTCACCGGTTTCGGGCGAGTGTCCGCCTTCAGGGACTGGATCAACCTGCGCATCCCCGAGCCGTCCACCGCCGGCCTGACCGGCCTCGGAGCAGCGTTCCTGTTGTTATATCGGCGACGCAAATAGCCGCGGCGAACCCGTGCGGAAGCAGTCAATCC from Candidatus Paceibacterota bacterium harbors:
- a CDS encoding trypsin-like serine protease is translated as MNRTPASTGSRSSLVRAAVHTPSLVIRWRLAALFCLITAFAIPGATSAWGVTRRDDQPDQSYLDLAASPDYASVGTFSSGLTGCGTLIAPDWVLTAAHLFLQSSGTFTINGATYSANQLIKHPQYVSGREMQGYDIGLAHLTTPVPSVTPATLYSSSLEPVYVMTFVAFGMTGTGLTGANTTDLKRRACQNLPDGDYGSPAVLLGSDFDNPHSPADSDFGDPAPLPLEGLPAYGDSGGGVFLTADAKTYLAGVISFVASTDGLGNSNYGDVTGFGRVSAFRDWINLRIPEPSTAGLTGLGAAFLLLYRRRK